One segment of bacterium DNA contains the following:
- the mscL gene encoding large-conductance mechanosensitive channel protein MscL has translation MWKDFKVFIMRGNVVDLAVGIIIGAAFGTIVSSLVNDIVMPPVGLALGQMDFSNLFAVVKEGVTPGPYLTPAQAKAAGAVTVNYGLFINTIINFLIVAFAVFLLVRGVSKLHRKEASAPAAERLTRPCPYCLTEIPARATRCAHCTSELTA, from the coding sequence ATGTGGAAAGACTTTAAAGTTTTCATTATGCGCGGCAACGTGGTGGACCTGGCCGTCGGTATTATTATCGGCGCGGCCTTCGGCACCATTGTCAGCTCACTGGTCAATGACATTGTCATGCCCCCCGTCGGTCTGGCGCTTGGGCAGATGGACTTCTCCAATCTCTTTGCGGTCGTCAAGGAAGGGGTGACCCCCGGTCCGTATCTTACTCCGGCGCAGGCCAAAGCGGCGGGTGCGGTGACGGTCAACTACGGTCTGTTCATCAACACGATCATTAACTTTCTGATCGTGGCCTTTGCGGTTTTCCTTCTGGTGCGGGGTGTCAGCAAATTGCACCGCAAGGAAGCCTCGGCACCGGCGGCAGAACGGCTTACCCGGCCTTGCCCGTATTGCCTGACCGAAATTCCCGCCCGGGCGACCCGTTGTGCCCACTGCACCTCGGAAT
- a CDS encoding cysteine synthase family protein: MHILDAIGNTSLVRLRKVVPPHGANIFVKLEWENPTGSMKDRMALAVISRAEEDGRLKPGGRVVEYTGGSTGASLALVCAAKGYPLQIVSSDAFSREKLDQMTALGAELTLVRSEGGLTTKKLILDMIEAAREISMEPDTYWTNQLYNEDAIAGYFPLGEEIWNQTQGEIDAFVHSVGTAASLRGVATALKRHKPDIKIIAVEPAESAVLTGGQAGPHKIEGVGIGYTPPLWEPSLIDEILPVKTDDAKEMARRLAREEALFAGTSSGANVIAALQVAAQLGPKAKVVTLLADSGLKYVSTDVYRRP; the protein is encoded by the coding sequence ATGCATATTCTCGATGCGATTGGCAATACATCCCTGGTTCGGTTGCGCAAGGTGGTTCCACCCCACGGCGCGAACATTTTTGTGAAGCTCGAATGGGAGAATCCCACCGGCAGCATGAAAGACCGGATGGCGCTGGCGGTGATTTCGCGGGCGGAAGAAGATGGCCGCCTGAAGCCCGGTGGCCGCGTGGTCGAATACACGGGCGGCAGCACAGGTGCATCGCTGGCGCTGGTCTGCGCGGCCAAAGGCTATCCGCTGCAGATTGTCTCGTCCGATGCCTTCAGCCGCGAGAAGCTCGATCAGATGACGGCGCTGGGGGCGGAGTTGACGCTGGTCCGCAGCGAGGGCGGGCTGACCACCAAGAAACTGATTCTGGATATGATTGAAGCGGCGCGCGAGATCAGCATGGAGCCTGACACCTACTGGACCAACCAGCTCTACAATGAAGATGCCATTGCGGGTTACTTTCCGCTGGGCGAGGAGATCTGGAATCAGACCCAGGGAGAGATTGACGCCTTTGTGCACAGCGTGGGCACGGCGGCATCTTTGCGTGGCGTAGCTACAGCCCTGAAGCGGCACAAACCGGATATCAAAATCATCGCTGTGGAACCTGCTGAATCGGCGGTGCTGACAGGCGGTCAGGCCGGACCCCACAAGATCGAAGGCGTAGGCATCGGCTACACTCCGCCCCTCTGGGAACCGTCACTCATCGATGAGATCCTGCCCGTCAAAACCGACGACGCCAAAGAGATGGCGCGGCGTTTAGCGCGCGAAGAAGCGCTGTTTGCCGGAACCTCTTCCGGCGCGAACGTTATCGCTGCACTTCAGGTCGCCGCGCAGCTTGGCCCAAAGGCCAAGGTCGTCACACTGTTGGCCGACTCGGGGCTGAAGTATGTGAGCACGGATGTGTACAGAAGACCATAG
- a CDS encoding PhnD/SsuA/transferrin family substrate-binding protein gives MNDSTLILGAVAYDPKVVTIWNGFRDYFRAHGLAFDYILFSNYERQVQAHFAGVIHVAWNSPLAWLQSQQLAASRGRRAEAICMRDSDRDLTSVVLVRADSAIATVTDLTGKRVAVGAKDSPQATLIPLEHLSQAGLKPNTDFAVISFEVLVGLHGDHIGGERDAVGALLDGTADAACILEGNHAAFLADGTLPSHATRILSRTTPFDHCNFTVLDGAPAEQVNRFRELLLAMSYADPQVKPLLDLEGLKCWKPGRTSGYAVLTDAVERFGTLREFVRSSAAAIPS, from the coding sequence ATGAATGATTCAACCCTGATACTCGGAGCGGTGGCTTACGATCCTAAAGTGGTCACCATCTGGAACGGCTTCCGCGACTACTTCCGCGCCCACGGTCTCGCCTTCGACTACATTCTCTTTTCCAACTATGAGCGGCAGGTGCAGGCGCACTTTGCCGGCGTCATCCATGTCGCCTGGAATTCACCCTTAGCCTGGCTCCAATCGCAGCAGCTTGCCGCCTCGCGGGGACGCCGCGCCGAAGCCATCTGCATGCGGGACAGTGATCGCGATCTGACCTCCGTGGTGCTGGTGCGCGCGGACAGCGCCATTGCTACGGTCACCGATCTAACAGGCAAACGTGTCGCCGTCGGAGCCAAGGATTCGCCGCAAGCCACGCTCATCCCTCTCGAACATCTTTCGCAAGCCGGCCTGAAACCCAACACAGATTTCGCTGTCATTTCCTTCGAAGTGCTGGTTGGTTTGCATGGCGATCACATTGGCGGCGAACGCGATGCCGTCGGCGCGCTCTTGGATGGGACCGCCGATGCCGCCTGCATCCTTGAAGGCAACCACGCCGCCTTTCTGGCCGATGGCACACTCCCCAGCCATGCAACCCGCATCCTCTCCCGCACGACCCCTTTCGATCACTGCAATTTCACCGTACTCGACGGCGCACCGGCTGAACAGGTAAACCGTTTTCGAGAGCTGCTGCTGGCCATGAGCTATGCTGATCCGCAGGTCAAGCCGCTCTTGGATCTCGAAGGCCTGAAATGCTGGAAGCCCGGCCGCACCAGCGGTTATGCGGTGCTGACCGATGCCGTCGAACGCTTTGGCACCTTAAGAGAATTTGTCCGCAGCAGCGCCGCCGCCATTCCGTCCTGA
- a CDS encoding DUF3800 domain-containing protein gives MAGEKASHMILFYCDEAGNTGANIDDSSQPYHYVLALGVDEAKWTSIKTAYYALIKAVLPRIGVDSSNCPYPILPADFELHACEIWHRKGVHFRNLSMHDRVNLIQGAAEIIDRHKCEIVYGRCPKSKLAKYSSPAHPHWCAALICLERIARVCTRNNALAVVVADQNLEVQDMVKDVVSHYRHHGPPFGPAQNLQCITDNVHFMDSRGSEHMQLADVCTWLIARNERRANGIDPALAQAHKLVRQNVSDWRSFPY, from the coding sequence ATGGCAGGTGAAAAGGCAAGTCACATGATTCTGTTTTATTGCGATGAGGCAGGTAACACCGGAGCGAACATTGACGACTCCAGTCAACCGTATCACTATGTTCTCGCACTGGGAGTTGATGAGGCTAAGTGGACGAGCATTAAGACGGCTTACTACGCACTTATCAAGGCCGTGCTGCCGCGCATCGGAGTTGATAGTTCGAACTGTCCGTACCCAATCCTCCCCGCCGATTTTGAGCTACACGCATGCGAAATATGGCATCGCAAAGGTGTTCACTTCAGGAACCTGAGCATGCACGATCGTGTTAATCTGATTCAGGGCGCGGCTGAGATTATAGATCGTCATAAATGCGAGATAGTATACGGGCGGTGTCCGAAGTCAAAGCTGGCAAAGTACTCTTCACCGGCCCATCCGCATTGGTGCGCCGCGTTGATCTGCTTGGAGCGGATCGCACGCGTCTGCACCAGAAACAACGCTCTTGCAGTTGTGGTTGCTGACCAAAACCTCGAGGTTCAGGATATGGTGAAGGACGTTGTGTCGCATTACCGGCACCATGGCCCTCCATTCGGTCCAGCTCAGAATCTGCAATGTATCACGGACAACGTGCATTTTATGGATTCGCGTGGCAGCGAGCACATGCAACTCGCAGATGTCTGTACATGGCTGATTGCGCGTAACGAGAGACGGGCCAACGGAATCGACCCAGCGTTGGCCCAAGCCCACAAACTCGTGAGGCAGAACGTCTCCGATTGGCGCAGCTTTCCGTACTAA
- a CDS encoding carboxypeptidase regulatory-like domain-containing protein produces the protein MQPALRFPSRVIALAAAMLLLAAMVFAQTGAIKGHVVDEIGDGINRSFVVALHADSATMANRQDGSYVLRGLPAGFDTLKFSAAGYSIVYQPVVVIADSEIVVDQVMMEASSWTDGDYHFPSDVLPRMETKRGHSSIIGKILPLIPRERLARPTYVVLWKDGIDERGNGYTTQLTYHGKITEDGTFVIDDVEPGCYSVVARRSGFYAETRKIRVEANQTIRLDFPLCWPGGRDTTQPASVLGRLWNQKSRAPFTGASATLFEKGGSTVQTDAFGMYCFQNVTRGTHLLKLSASGYATEWVSFNVENGMTNWVHESMLRPAWVPDPQLGTVKGHVFERDIYDPAMGAVVMLLDTSYKSHPGSSLKSYLRSHADIKNRGYILRDIKPGRYILRVDAVGYSRQEKEVIVAADSVSIENIQMR, from the coding sequence ATGCAACCTGCCCTTCGATTCCCATCACGTGTCATTGCTCTGGCCGCTGCAATGCTGCTGCTTGCCGCAATGGTCTTTGCGCAGACGGGTGCGATCAAGGGCCATGTGGTCGATGAAATCGGGGACGGGATCAACCGCTCCTTTGTCGTCGCGCTGCATGCGGACTCCGCAACGATGGCCAACAGGCAGGATGGAAGTTATGTTCTCCGTGGTTTGCCGGCAGGCTTCGATACCCTGAAATTCTCCGCCGCCGGATATAGCATTGTCTATCAACCGGTTGTGGTAATCGCGGACTCCGAAATTGTTGTAGATCAAGTAATGATGGAAGCCAGCTCCTGGACAGATGGTGATTACCATTTTCCTTCGGATGTTCTGCCTCGAATGGAAACCAAGCGGGGGCACTCCTCCATTATTGGAAAAATTCTGCCGCTAATTCCGCGCGAACGACTCGCTCGTCCGACGTATGTCGTACTGTGGAAGGACGGCATTGATGAGCGGGGCAATGGCTACACGACGCAGCTCACCTATCATGGGAAGATCACAGAGGATGGCACCTTCGTCATAGATGATGTTGAGCCGGGCTGCTATTCGGTCGTCGCACGCCGGTCAGGCTTCTATGCGGAAACGCGTAAAATACGGGTGGAGGCGAATCAAACCATCCGGCTGGATTTTCCGCTCTGTTGGCCCGGGGGTCGTGACACCACACAACCCGCCTCGGTATTGGGTCGGCTCTGGAATCAGAAATCCCGCGCTCCATTTACCGGCGCCTCGGCTACGCTCTTTGAAAAAGGTGGGTCGACGGTTCAAACAGATGCCTTCGGAATGTACTGTTTCCAAAATGTGACACGCGGAACGCATCTTCTAAAGCTCTCTGCTTCGGGTTACGCCACCGAATGGGTCTCTTTCAATGTCGAGAACGGGATGACAAACTGGGTGCATGAGAGTATGCTCCGTCCAGCCTGGGTCCCGGACCCTCAACTGGGCACAGTCAAAGGCCATGTCTTCGAACGCGATATTTATGATCCTGCCATGGGTGCTGTTGTAATGTTGCTGGATACATCCTACAAGTCGCATCCGGGCTCGTCGTTAAAAAGTTATCTCCGTAGCCACGCCGATATCAAAAACCGCGGATACATTCTGCGGGACATCAAACCGGGCCGCTACATTCTAAGAGTTGACGCCGTAGGTTACTCGCGCCAAGAAAAAGAGGTGATCGTTGCCGCAGATTCTGTCAGCATCGAGAACATCCAAATGCGATAG
- a CDS encoding acyl-CoA dehydrogenase family protein, producing the protein MSTNGENFRDALEQICMDVIAPNAAAVDRSGSFPQQSVDALKAAGLLGAVSAKEVGGLGLGMRGAADIVRRTAEACGSTAMVVCMHFCGTAVLEAYGDKETRRAAASGAHFSTLAFSEAGSRSHFWSPVSTARTNGRGVMLDAKKSWVTSATTATAYVWSSKPLNAEGLSTLWLVPAKTQGLTVYGPFDGLGLRGNDSSPIAAAGVHVPTTAMLGADGQGFDIMMGTVLPMFSVLNAACTIGLMEGAVKRTATHAADIRHSDTGTSLADLPTVRNYIARMRVKTDMARTLLDDTITALEAGRADGMLRVLECKAAAGEAATEVLDTAMRVCGGAAFRKDVGVERYFRDARAAGVMAPTTDVLYDFIGKAVCGLPLF; encoded by the coding sequence ATGAGTACGAACGGAGAGAATTTCCGGGACGCGCTGGAGCAGATCTGCATGGATGTCATCGCCCCCAATGCGGCGGCGGTGGATCGCAGCGGCAGTTTCCCGCAACAGTCCGTAGACGCGCTGAAGGCGGCAGGACTATTGGGGGCGGTCAGCGCCAAAGAGGTCGGTGGTTTGGGTTTAGGAATGCGCGGCGCGGCAGACATCGTGCGGCGCACCGCCGAGGCGTGCGGCTCCACCGCTATGGTGGTGTGCATGCACTTCTGCGGCACAGCGGTGCTGGAAGCTTATGGCGACAAAGAGACGCGCCGGGCCGCGGCCTCGGGCGCGCATTTCAGCACGCTCGCCTTCAGTGAAGCCGGATCGCGCAGCCACTTCTGGTCTCCGGTCAGCACCGCCCGCACCAACGGCAGAGGTGTGATGCTCGATGCCAAAAAGAGTTGGGTCACGTCGGCTACCACCGCCACGGCCTATGTGTGGTCCTCTAAGCCCTTGAACGCAGAAGGGTTAAGTACCCTTTGGCTGGTGCCGGCCAAGACCCAAGGCCTCACCGTGTACGGCCCGTTTGACGGCTTGGGCTTGCGGGGCAATGACTCCTCGCCGATTGCGGCGGCTGGGGTGCATGTGCCTACCACGGCGATGCTCGGCGCGGACGGCCAGGGCTTTGACATTATGATGGGCACTGTGCTGCCGATGTTCAGTGTGCTGAATGCCGCCTGCACCATTGGTCTGATGGAAGGCGCCGTCAAGCGCACGGCAACACATGCCGCGGACATCCGCCATAGTGATACCGGTACGTCGCTGGCCGATCTGCCGACCGTTCGCAATTACATCGCCCGCATGCGGGTCAAGACCGATATGGCCAGAACGCTGCTCGACGATACGATCACCGCTCTCGAAGCCGGACGCGCCGACGGCATGCTGCGCGTGCTCGAATGCAAGGCGGCTGCAGGCGAAGCGGCGACGGAGGTGCTGGATACTGCCATGCGGGTCTGCGGCGGCGCTGCCTTTCGCAAGGATGTCGGCGTGGAACGTTACTTCCGCGATGCCCGCGCCGCCGGCGTGATGGCTCCCACGACAGACGTGCTCTATGACTTCATCGGCAAGGCGGTCTGCGGACTGCCGCTCTTCTAA
- a CDS encoding carboxypeptidase-like regulatory domain-containing protein, producing MPSLRLFLFAMLTVLSARAAEPLWVQDDCYMRYNPDKTGPGRSTLVGYVFDKDRNLPIRNAEIALAADFVDSTGGGHTCCCYRARSNEQGRYAVQDIAPGYRTLSVTADGYWTYFQEITITQDTARIANFELSAATPHDSLLSGSVTGRVWDAVRRLPLAGVTVSDSTHSALTDADGVFLLPNLSPGGHILSFTHPGYILEQHLVIITTAFCSEDVILKPMLRP from the coding sequence ATGCCCAGCCTGCGTCTTTTCCTTTTCGCGATGTTAACCGTCCTGTCCGCCCGTGCTGCCGAGCCGCTGTGGGTGCAGGATGATTGCTACATGCGCTACAATCCGGACAAGACCGGCCCCGGACGCAGCACGCTGGTAGGGTATGTGTTCGACAAGGACCGCAATCTGCCCATCCGCAACGCCGAAATTGCGCTCGCGGCGGATTTTGTGGATTCAACAGGCGGCGGCCATACCTGCTGCTGTTACCGCGCTCGAAGTAATGAGCAGGGCCGCTATGCCGTGCAGGACATTGCTCCCGGCTACCGCACCCTGTCCGTCACTGCGGACGGTTACTGGACCTACTTTCAGGAAATCACCATCACGCAGGACACCGCGCGGATCGCCAATTTCGAGTTGTCCGCTGCCACCCCTCACGATTCCCTGCTTTCCGGGTCGGTCACAGGCCGCGTGTGGGATGCCGTGCGCCGCCTGCCCCTTGCCGGTGTCACGGTCTCCGACAGCACCCATTCCGCCCTCACCGATGCCGACGGCGTCTTCCTGCTGCCCAATCTTTCCCCCGGCGGGCATATCCTGAGTTTCACGCATCCCGGTTACATCTTGGAGCAACATCTTGTCATCATCACCACCGCCTTTTGCTCTGAAGACGTGATCTTAAAGCCCATGCTACGGCCATAG
- a CDS encoding metal-dependent transcriptional regulator: protein MNPMAMDQHIPNKNNTLTPTRENYLRALYQLSRSGAGVRLTDLARMQGVRLPTARHAVDCLRDAGLVAQESYGLITLTGPGRTTGRAICDRFDLTRKFLIDVLGVPEEVAEREACIMEHHLDDDTLNRLAAFVKKVTDAPGRKPFDLLPLQAQ from the coding sequence ATGAACCCTATGGCGATGGATCAACATATACCGAATAAGAACAACACCCTGACGCCCACGCGGGAAAATTACCTGCGCGCACTGTATCAGCTTTCGCGTTCCGGGGCCGGGGTGCGGCTGACGGATCTGGCGCGGATGCAGGGGGTTCGGCTGCCGACGGCCCGCCATGCGGTGGACTGTCTGCGCGATGCCGGTCTGGTGGCACAGGAAAGCTATGGCTTGATCACGCTCACTGGTCCGGGCCGTACAACGGGCCGGGCGATCTGCGACCGCTTTGACCTCACCCGCAAATTCCTGATTGATGTGCTGGGCGTTCCCGAAGAGGTTGCCGAGCGGGAGGCATGCATCATGGAGCACCACCTCGATGACGACACGCTCAACCGTCTGGCCGCCTTTGTCAAAAAAGTCACGGATGCGCCGGGCCGCAAGCCCTTCGATCTGCTCCCGCTGCAAGCGCAGTAG